A stretch of Pogona vitticeps strain Pit_001003342236 chromosome 5, PviZW2.1, whole genome shotgun sequence DNA encodes these proteins:
- the TMEM192 gene encoding transmembrane protein 192, whose amino-acid sequence MAGVLTPGGRPQQQQLEQDNGSLEITQSMDDDPLLEEALLPFQALNTTSLLQFYRIPTVCVANTLLFLHVAFVVLAFVVGMYCYSESTAETCPGYYTFPLKVQTAIIIAKVILWILYVFLEEYIHFYHHKVRSRGYFHIYRTTRHLKRLPLLIQSTGNAALLLVLSAQHSFPNHNKMYIYLILGILSLELICSMICVVIYTVRVSNFNRAKPRPDVIEEEKKYVYHEPIISEVGFRATSSLEEIVEKQGDVIVFLHHHNALLSKRLLALTSPQSRR is encoded by the exons ATGGCGGGAGTCTTGACGCCGGGAGGgcggccgcagcagcagcagctggagcagGATAAT GGATCTTTGGAGATAACACAGAGTATGGATGATGACCCTCTACTTGAAGAAGCCCTCCTTCCATTTCAGGCATTGAATACTACATCACTTCTACAGTTTTACAGAATCCCTACAGTCTGTGTTGCCAATACTTTGTTGTTCTTGCAT gttgcttttgttgttttagcTTTTGTGGTAGGTATGTATTGTTATTCTGAATCAACTGCAGAGACGTGTCCTGGATATTACACTTTCCCACTTAAGGTGCAGACGGCTATCATAATTGCCAAGGTAATCCTCTGGATCCTTTATGTGTTCCTTGAAGAATATATTCATTTCTACCATCACAAGGTCAGAAGCAGAGGTTACTTTCATATTTACCGAACCACAAGACATCTTAAAAGACTTCCACTACTAATCCAGTCTACAG GTAATGCAGCATTACTCCTGGTTCTGTCGGCACAACATTCCTTTCCTAATCAcaataaaatgtatatttatctCATCTTGGGAATCCTGAGCTTGGAACTAATATGTTCAATGATTTGTGTTGTTATCTATACAG TAAGGGTAAGCAACTTTAACCGGGCAAAACCAAGACCTGATGTaatagaagaagagaagaagtatGTTTATCATGAGCCTATCATCTCAGAAGTAGGATTCAG GGCTACCTCAAGCTTGGAAGAAATAGTTGAAAAGCAAGGAGATGTGATTGTGTTCCTTCACCACCACAATGCCTTGCTGAGCAAGAGATTGCTGGCATTAACATCTCCACAGAGCAGACGCTGA